One window of the Haloarcula halobia genome contains the following:
- the trpE gene encoding anthranilate synthase component I, with the protein MSLDVTREEFVEYAAADRPVVVRAAAQLDVDVEPLTAYAALTGRTGHVDANDYTFLLESAEKVASSDPDGAFAPETDDRHARFSFVGYDPRAVVTVRGEESDVEVFDERYADLVGTNGGDVVDDLRSAMPDAELRGFPEMNRQHLEGGLVGFLSYDAVYDLWLDEVGLDRPDSRFPDAQFVLTTATLRFDHVEDSVELVFTPVLRVGEDASERYDELAAEVDHVEAVLRDLEPLSTGEFTRTDEVAGPQDEYEDAVERAKEYVLSGDIYQGVISRTRELYGDVDPLGFYEALREVNPSPYMYLLGYDDLTIIGASPETLVSVAGDHVVSNPIAGTCPRGNSPVEDRRLAGEMLADGKERAEHTMLVDLARNDVRRVSEAGSVRVEEFMNVLKYSHVQHIESTVTGKLAAECDAFDAARAAFPAGTLSGAPKIRAMEIIDELERSPRGPYGGGVGYFDWAGDTDLAIVIRSATIEAGDVADDGPAGDRITVQAGAGIVADSDPESEYVETEQKMDGVLTALERIEAPPAQQQSASVEGDR; encoded by the coding sequence GTGAGCCTCGACGTCACCCGCGAGGAGTTCGTCGAGTACGCCGCGGCCGACCGGCCGGTGGTCGTCCGCGCCGCCGCGCAGCTGGACGTCGATGTCGAACCGCTGACGGCCTACGCCGCGCTGACCGGACGGACCGGCCACGTCGACGCCAACGACTACACCTTCCTCCTGGAGAGCGCCGAGAAGGTCGCCTCCAGCGACCCCGACGGCGCGTTCGCCCCGGAGACCGACGACCGTCACGCGCGGTTCTCCTTCGTCGGCTACGACCCGCGGGCCGTCGTCACTGTCCGGGGCGAGGAGAGCGACGTGGAAGTGTTCGACGAGCGATACGCGGACCTCGTGGGGACAAACGGGGGCGACGTGGTCGACGACCTGCGGTCGGCAATGCCCGACGCAGAGTTGCGCGGGTTCCCGGAGATGAACCGCCAGCACCTCGAGGGCGGCCTCGTGGGCTTTCTCTCCTACGACGCCGTCTACGACCTCTGGCTCGACGAGGTGGGTCTGGACCGCCCGGACTCACGGTTCCCCGACGCCCAGTTCGTCCTGACGACGGCGACACTCCGCTTCGACCACGTCGAAGATTCGGTCGAGCTGGTGTTCACGCCCGTCCTCAGAGTCGGCGAGGACGCCAGCGAGCGCTACGACGAACTGGCCGCCGAGGTCGACCACGTCGAGGCTGTCCTGCGCGACCTGGAACCGCTCTCGACCGGCGAGTTCACGCGGACCGACGAGGTCGCGGGCCCACAAGACGAGTACGAAGACGCCGTCGAGCGCGCCAAGGAGTACGTCCTCTCGGGAGACATCTACCAGGGGGTCATCTCGCGGACCCGCGAACTCTACGGCGATGTCGACCCGCTGGGGTTCTACGAGGCGCTCCGGGAGGTGAACCCCTCGCCGTACATGTACCTGCTGGGCTACGACGACCTGACGATCATCGGGGCCAGCCCCGAGACGCTGGTGTCGGTGGCCGGCGACCACGTCGTCTCGAACCCCATCGCGGGCACCTGCCCGCGCGGAAACTCCCCGGTCGAGGACCGACGGCTGGCCGGCGAGATGCTCGCCGACGGGAAGGAGCGAGCCGAGCACACGATGCTCGTCGACCTGGCGCGAAACGACGTTCGACGGGTCTCCGAAGCCGGGTCGGTGCGCGTCGAGGAGTTCATGAACGTCCTGAAGTACAGCCACGTCCAGCACATCGAGTCGACGGTGACGGGCAAGCTCGCGGCCGAGTGTGACGCCTTCGACGCGGCGCGGGCCGCGTTCCCCGCCGGAACGCTCTCGGGCGCGCCGAAGATCCGGGCGATGGAGATCATCGACGAACTCGAACGCTCGCCGCGTGGCCCCTACGGCGGCGGCGTGGGCTACTTCGACTGGGCCGGTGACACCGACCTGGCCATCGTCATCCGGTCGGCGACAATCGAGGCCGGCGACGTTGCCGACGACGGCCCGGCCGGCGACCGAATCACGGTACAGGCCGGTGCCGGTATCGTCGCCGACTCGGACCCCGAAAGCGAGTACGTCGAGACCGAACAGAAGATGGACGGCGTGCTCACGGCGCTCGAGCGCATCGAGGCGCCGCCGGCACAGCAGCAGTCCGCGAGCGTGGAGGGGGACCGATGA
- a CDS encoding cytochrome c biogenesis protein CcdA: MVETAVVGALAFAASAGVATFFAPCAFPLLPGYVGYYLSENDGDTSMLAPAGAAAGGALGALAAVALLVLVVGQSVKTALPILEPVIGAGLIAFGLVTLLDRGPELRVPLPERPASVTGFGVFGAVYAVAAAGCVVPLLFGVVTQAVALPVHSSALVLAVYALGVTVPLVGVTLLAGAGIDSWRSLGTYSRRVQQGAAVVMILAGGGQIYLAVFELGVL, encoded by the coding sequence ATGGTCGAAACTGCAGTCGTTGGGGCGCTTGCCTTCGCCGCAAGCGCTGGCGTCGCGACGTTCTTCGCCCCCTGTGCGTTCCCGCTGCTTCCGGGCTACGTCGGATACTACCTGAGCGAGAACGATGGAGATACGAGTATGCTCGCACCTGCTGGTGCCGCTGCCGGCGGCGCACTCGGCGCTCTCGCCGCCGTCGCGCTGCTCGTCCTGGTGGTGGGTCAGTCAGTGAAGACCGCACTGCCGATCCTCGAACCGGTTATCGGGGCCGGGCTGATCGCCTTCGGCCTCGTGACGCTCCTGGACCGAGGGCCGGAACTTCGCGTCCCGCTTCCCGAACGACCGGCCTCGGTAACCGGATTCGGTGTGTTCGGCGCCGTCTACGCAGTTGCCGCAGCAGGCTGTGTGGTGCCCCTCCTCTTTGGCGTGGTCACCCAGGCGGTCGCATTGCCGGTCCACTCGAGTGCTCTCGTGCTGGCCGTGTATGCACTCGGGGTGACGGTCCCACTTGTTGGCGTGACGCTGCTCGCGGGCGCCGGAATCGACTCCTGGCGCTCCTTGGGAACGTACTCGAGACGGGTCCAACAGGGTGCGGCCGTGGTGATGATACTGGCCGGTGGTGGGCAGATCTACCTCGCAGTGTTCGAGCTCGGCGTACTGTAA
- a CDS encoding phosphoribosylanthranilate isomerase: MTRVKVCGVTNAADRDAVVASGTDAVGVIHGVPVDTPREVDLGTATDLLAGVPPLVTSVLVTMPRTVQDAVKRVDTVEPDAVQVHDGLSPAELGALDRRVTQSIIAVVDATADDIEAYASHADALLVDSVDAEGAGGTGETHDWDRTREVVDSLSVPVILAGGLTPENVGEAVETVRPFAVDVASGVEESGGWKDHDAVEQFVEAVGAADREVSA, translated from the coding sequence ATGACGCGCGTGAAAGTCTGCGGGGTGACGAACGCGGCCGACCGCGACGCCGTCGTCGCGAGCGGAACCGATGCCGTCGGCGTCATCCACGGCGTCCCGGTGGACACCCCCCGCGAGGTCGACCTCGGGACGGCCACCGACCTCCTGGCGGGCGTCCCCCCGCTCGTGACCAGCGTCCTCGTGACGATGCCACGGACGGTCCAGGATGCCGTCAAGCGCGTCGATACGGTCGAACCGGACGCCGTGCAGGTCCACGACGGCCTCAGTCCGGCGGAACTGGGTGCGCTCGACCGCCGGGTGACGCAGTCCATCATCGCCGTCGTCGACGCCACGGCCGACGATATCGAGGCCTACGCCAGCCACGCCGACGCCCTGCTCGTCGACTCCGTGGACGCCGAGGGCGCCGGCGGGACGGGCGAGACCCACGACTGGGACCGTACCCGCGAGGTCGTCGATTCGCTCTCGGTGCCGGTGATACTCGCCGGCGGCCTCACGCCCGAGAACGTCGGCGAGGCCGTCGAGACGGTCCGGCCCTTCGCCGTCGACGTGGCTTCGGGCGTCGAGGAGTCCGGCGGGTGGAAGGACCATGACGCGGTCGAGCAGTTCGTCGAGGCCGTCGGCGCGGCCGACCGGGAGGTGTCGGCGTGA
- the trpD gene encoding anthranilate phosphoribosyltransferase, giving the protein MQEYIERVTDGEDLTQDEARAVATLVFEEATEAQIGALLAALRAKGETEAEIAGFAQGMRDAARTITPQRETLVDTCGTGGDDYDTINVSTTSAIVAAGADVPIAKHGNYSVSSSSGSADVLEVAGVNVDAEPPSVEAAIERDGIGFMLAPVFHPAMKAVIGPRKELGMRTVFNILGPLTNPAGANAQVLGVYDPELVPMVAEALARLDVDHALVVHGDGLDEIGIHGETTVAEVRGTHIEEYTLVPEDIGLETASIDAVAGGSPEENAADLRGIVTGEVTGAKRDIVLANAGAAIYVAGVADSHTEGVDMAREAIGSGAAASKLDDLVGE; this is encoded by the coding sequence ATGCAGGAGTACATCGAACGCGTCACCGACGGCGAGGACCTGACACAGGACGAGGCACGCGCGGTCGCGACGCTCGTCTTCGAAGAAGCGACGGAAGCACAGATCGGCGCGCTGCTGGCCGCACTCCGGGCGAAAGGCGAGACGGAAGCCGAGATCGCCGGGTTCGCACAGGGGATGCGCGACGCCGCACGGACCATCACGCCCCAGCGCGAGACGCTGGTCGATACCTGCGGCACGGGTGGGGACGACTACGACACGATCAACGTCTCGACGACGAGCGCCATCGTCGCCGCAGGCGCCGACGTCCCCATCGCCAAGCACGGGAACTACTCGGTCTCCTCCTCGTCGGGGAGCGCCGACGTACTCGAGGTGGCCGGCGTGAACGTCGACGCCGAACCGCCGTCCGTCGAGGCGGCCATCGAACGCGACGGCATCGGCTTCATGCTCGCGCCGGTGTTCCACCCGGCGATGAAGGCCGTCATCGGCCCGCGCAAGGAACTCGGGATGCGGACCGTCTTCAACATCCTCGGGCCGCTAACGAACCCGGCAGGCGCGAACGCACAGGTGCTCGGCGTCTACGACCCCGAACTGGTCCCGATGGTCGCCGAGGCGCTGGCCCGCCTGGACGTCGACCACGCGCTCGTCGTCCACGGCGACGGGCTGGACGAGATCGGTATCCACGGCGAGACGACCGTCGCCGAGGTCCGTGGCACCCACATCGAGGAGTACACGCTGGTTCCCGAGGACATCGGCCTCGAGACGGCCAGCATCGACGCCGTCGCGGGCGGGAGCCCCGAGGAGAACGCCGCGGACCTCCGCGGTATCGTCACGGGCGAGGTCACGGGCGCGAAACGGGACATCGTCCTCGCGAACGCGGGCGCGGCCATCTACGTCGCCGGCGTCGCCGACTCCCATACGGAGGGGGTCGACATGGCGCGGGAGGCCATCGGCTCCGGCGCAGCCGCCTCGAAACTCGACGACCTGGTGGGTGAATGA
- the trpG gene encoding anthranilate synthase component II, protein MSSASAATAMEAVDEDLRVLFVDNFDSFTYNLVEYVSEYAETEVVRNTASIEDVDAYDPDAIVLSPGPGHPKNGRDVGVTMDVLTERSPQVPTLGVCLGLEAAVYAYGGTIGRAPEPVHGKAFPITHDGKGVFRGLEQGFQGGRYHSLVAVDVPDVFEVSATTPADAAAGNDHADGADLVMGVRHREYPIEAVQFHPESVLTSVGHDVIRNFLADV, encoded by the coding sequence ATGAGTTCCGCCTCGGCCGCGACCGCCATGGAGGCCGTCGACGAGGACCTCCGGGTGCTGTTCGTGGACAACTTCGACTCCTTTACCTACAACCTCGTGGAGTACGTCTCGGAGTACGCCGAGACGGAGGTGGTCCGCAACACGGCGTCCATCGAGGACGTCGACGCCTACGACCCCGACGCCATCGTCCTCTCGCCGGGGCCGGGCCACCCGAAGAACGGGCGCGACGTCGGCGTCACGATGGACGTGCTCACCGAACGCAGTCCCCAGGTGCCGACGCTGGGAGTCTGCCTGGGTCTCGAGGCGGCCGTCTACGCCTACGGCGGCACCATCGGGCGCGCACCGGAACCCGTCCACGGGAAGGCCTTTCCCATCACCCACGACGGGAAGGGTGTCTTCCGCGGCCTCGAACAGGGGTTCCAGGGCGGGCGATACCACTCGCTGGTCGCCGTCGACGTGCCGGACGTCTTCGAGGTGAGTGCGACGACGCCGGCCGACGCCGCGGCCGGCAACGACCACGCCGACGGGGCGGACCTGGTGATGGGCGTGCGCCACCGCGAGTACCCAATCGAGGCGGTCCAGTTCCACCCCGAGTCGGTGCTCACGTCGGTGGGCCACGACGTAATCCGGAACTTCCTCGCGGACGTCTAG